The SAR324 cluster bacterium genome window below encodes:
- a CDS encoding phytanoyl-CoA dioxygenase family protein gives MANERRYNAGICYETPRSFPEYVDEKNLRILSWDEWQCWQKNGYLAIPGLVPKRQCEDLIEVICKFLGVKREQPESWYAMSPRSEKNLTLKTLHGMTELYHHQAMWNNRQFPRLYDAFVDLWGTEELWVTIDRVNMNLPNREGWQNDGFLHWDIDLAKRDHVRNIQGVLSLNDNDTDMGGLQIVPDLFKQLDNWLECQPKNRSRLIKKDELDFDVINLESKAGDLVIWDSRMAHGTSPNHSNKPRYAQYISMCPAEPEEEELLQIRLESFERRIGPRKCGMPGSNQEACFGPKAKLTELGQRLLGSVSW, from the coding sequence ATGGCTAACGAACGTCGCTACAATGCAGGGATTTGCTACGAAACACCTCGTTCTTTTCCAGAATATGTTGATGAAAAGAATTTACGTATTTTGAGTTGGGATGAATGGCAATGCTGGCAAAAAAATGGTTATTTGGCAATCCCAGGGTTGGTTCCTAAGCGACAATGTGAAGATTTGATTGAAGTCATATGTAAGTTCCTTGGTGTAAAACGAGAACAGCCAGAATCTTGGTATGCCATGTCACCAAGGTCAGAAAAAAATCTGACTCTTAAAACCCTTCATGGGATGACAGAGTTGTATCATCATCAGGCAATGTGGAATAATCGACAGTTTCCACGACTCTATGATGCATTTGTAGACTTATGGGGAACTGAGGAACTCTGGGTAACGATTGATCGAGTAAATATGAATCTCCCCAATCGAGAAGGGTGGCAAAACGACGGCTTTTTACACTGGGACATTGATTTGGCCAAGAGAGATCATGTTCGTAATATTCAAGGTGTACTAAGTTTAAATGACAATGATACGGATATGGGAGGGCTTCAGATTGTCCCTGATCTTTTCAAACAGTTAGACAATTGGCTAGAATGCCAGCCGAAAAATCGATCAAGACTTATCAAAAAAGATGAGTTAGACTTTGATGTTATCAACCTTGAAAGCAAAGCTGGAGACTTGGTGATTTGGGACAGTAGGATGGCTCATGGCACCAGCCCTAACCACTCCAACAAGCCACGATATGCTCAGTACATATCAATGTGCCCTGCTGAACCAGAAGAAGAAGAATTGCTACAGATTAGACTCGAATCTTTTGAAAGGCGTATAGGTCCGAGAAAATGTGGGATGCCAGGCTCAAACCAAGAAGCATGCTTCGGCCCCAAAGCAAAATTAACAGAACTTGGCCAACGCCTTCTCGGGTCTGTCTCCTGGTAA
- a CDS encoding Gfo/Idh/MocA family oxidoreductase encodes MKKIAFIGAAHIHTPDFVRRLLARNDFNVIGVWDHDSERANSNAQKFGCHICSSVDELLELESLDAVIVCAETNRHEQILDKVAKAGKHCFVEKPLGMGKADSERMERALTESGVMFQTGYFNRSKSAYRKIKQLIDSNSFGSISRIRLNNYHAKNLKEGFEGWLWMTDMEQAGVGAFGDLGTHVLDILLWFMNDLEAVAATFSSPLGRYPNCDESGEALLKFKSGVVASIAAGWVDLAMPLTAEVSGTKAYAYIIKDDLYLVSDDIKNANANTPFKDVPARLPHAFELFLDSVHSGEKTNLVTPKEAAYRSTVMEAIYEAAETRKWVNVKPYN; translated from the coding sequence GTGAAAAAAATAGCCTTTATAGGTGCTGCTCACATACACACTCCTGATTTCGTAAGAAGATTATTGGCCAGAAATGATTTTAATGTCATAGGTGTATGGGATCATGATTCAGAAAGAGCAAATTCAAATGCACAAAAGTTTGGTTGTCATATTTGTTCTTCAGTTGATGAACTTCTTGAATTAGAATCACTAGACGCTGTAATTGTTTGCGCTGAAACAAATCGGCATGAACAAATCTTGGATAAAGTGGCTAAGGCAGGCAAACACTGTTTTGTTGAAAAACCGTTAGGTATGGGCAAAGCTGACTCTGAGAGAATGGAAAGAGCATTGACTGAGTCGGGTGTGATGTTTCAAACGGGCTATTTCAATCGCAGCAAATCAGCCTACAGGAAAATTAAACAACTTATTGATTCAAATTCTTTTGGTTCAATAAGTAGAATCCGGCTTAACAATTATCATGCTAAAAATTTAAAGGAAGGTTTCGAGGGATGGCTTTGGATGACAGATATGGAACAAGCTGGGGTTGGTGCTTTCGGTGATTTAGGAACTCATGTTCTTGATATACTTCTTTGGTTTATGAATGATTTAGAAGCAGTAGCTGCTACTTTTTCAAGCCCGCTTGGAAGATATCCTAATTGTGATGAGAGTGGTGAAGCTCTGCTCAAATTCAAGAGTGGTGTTGTTGCGAGTATTGCAGCTGGTTGGGTCGACCTTGCCATGCCATTGACTGCTGAAGTGAGTGGAACAAAAGCTTATGCTTACATCATTAAAGATGATTTGTACTTAGTCAGCGATGATATCAAAAATGCAAACGCTAACACACCTTTCAAAGATGTGCCTGCGAGGCTACCACATGCTTTTGAGTTGTTCCTAGATTCTGTCCATAGTGGTGAGAAAACTAATTTAGTAACTCCTAAAGAAGCTGCTTATAGAAGTACAGTTATGGAAGCCATCTATGAAGCTGCTGAGACTCGTAAGTGGGTTAATGTTAAACCGTATAACTAA
- a CDS encoding phytanoyl-CoA dioxygenase family protein, giving the protein MNHYKFFWEKGYLHLPNIFSAKEVESLTSDLIWMMDSWAENTPGWSGPWREAYMDAVTDSRSKLIAMHDLQYYSSNWLHAVLKTDLVSIISDLIGPDVELHHSTMHIKPPQTGHPFPMHQDWAFYKHEDERFIDALIHLDDTSHENGEIRFLEGSHKQGPLQHIVKFPDGKPCTPHLPTDDFSLTDTVPVPAKKGDVVLFNLNTIHGSYINTTSSARKLVRVGYRNPENKQIEGQSVGRPGLLVNGSRLRESGDELFSTNGPKPVRVEETFAVG; this is encoded by the coding sequence ATGAATCACTACAAATTTTTCTGGGAGAAAGGTTACCTTCATTTGCCCAACATTTTTTCTGCAAAAGAAGTTGAAAGCTTAACCTCAGATCTTATTTGGATGATGGATAGTTGGGCTGAAAATACACCTGGTTGGAGTGGCCCTTGGAGAGAAGCTTACATGGATGCTGTCACGGACAGCCGCAGCAAATTAATCGCAATGCATGACTTGCAGTACTATTCCAGCAATTGGCTCCACGCAGTTTTAAAGACTGATCTTGTATCAATAATTTCTGATCTTATTGGTCCAGATGTAGAGCTTCATCACAGCACGATGCACATCAAGCCTCCTCAAACGGGCCATCCTTTTCCAATGCACCAAGATTGGGCTTTTTACAAGCATGAAGATGAACGCTTCATCGATGCTTTGATACACCTAGATGATACTTCCCATGAAAATGGTGAAATAAGATTTTTAGAGGGTTCCCATAAGCAAGGTCCTCTTCAGCACATTGTAAAATTTCCAGATGGCAAACCTTGTACTCCCCATCTTCCAACAGATGATTTCTCTTTGACAGATACCGTTCCTGTTCCTGCAAAAAAGGGGGACGTTGTACTTTTCAATCTAAATACAATTCATGGCTCATATATCAATACGACATCCTCAGCACGTAAACTCGTACGTGTTGGTTATCGAAATCCAGAAAATAAGCAAATAGAAGGACAAAGTGTTGGCCGTCCAGGACTGCTTGTAAATGGTTCGAGGCTCAGGGAATCTGGAGATGAATTATTTTCTACAAACGGCCCAAAGCCTGTAAGAGTGGAAGAAACGTTTGCTGTCGGTTGA
- a CDS encoding ABC transporter ATP-binding protein, producing MSLLEIENATKLYKISGGLFGKEKQLCALNQFSMNLDASPASITTIAGESGSGKSTIANLVLGFTSLSSGSIRFRGKDVDKMSSAELFDYRKSVQAVFQDPFGVYNPFYRIHHIFKMAIHHFKLAKGKQAGRDLIEEALNVVGLRGEEVLEKYPHQLSGGQRQRMMMARAYMIKPRIIVADEPVSMVDASLRAAILDVMLKMRDQQGISFLYITHDLSTAYQIGDRIFIMYQGNVVESGDTVAVIDQPKHPYVQLLIDSVPAPDPDENWGENIDVPDEEETRFSDAIGCRYIGRCPQKTDLCVSKAPILKPLAVGSQHNVSCHLYD from the coding sequence ATGTCGCTGCTTGAAATTGAAAATGCCACTAAACTCTACAAGATATCAGGAGGCCTGTTTGGTAAAGAAAAGCAGCTTTGCGCATTAAATCAATTTTCGATGAATCTAGACGCCTCACCAGCATCAATTACAACGATTGCAGGTGAGAGTGGAAGTGGGAAATCCACTATAGCGAATCTGGTTTTAGGTTTCACCTCACTTTCCAGTGGTTCAATCCGATTCCGAGGAAAGGATGTTGATAAAATGTCTTCGGCTGAGCTATTTGATTACCGCAAAAGTGTTCAAGCAGTTTTCCAGGATCCTTTTGGCGTTTACAACCCATTTTACCGTATCCATCATATCTTCAAGATGGCTATACATCACTTCAAGTTGGCAAAAGGCAAGCAAGCAGGTCGTGACTTGATTGAAGAGGCTCTGAACGTTGTCGGACTAAGAGGAGAAGAGGTTTTGGAGAAATATCCTCATCAACTTAGTGGAGGTCAGCGTCAAAGAATGATGATGGCTCGAGCCTATATGATTAAACCTCGCATTATCGTCGCAGATGAACCAGTTTCGATGGTTGATGCTTCACTAAGAGCTGCCATCTTAGATGTTATGCTAAAGATGAGGGACCAGCAAGGGATCTCCTTTCTTTACATTACTCATGACCTCAGCACCGCCTACCAAATTGGTGATCGGATTTTTATTATGTACCAAGGAAACGTTGTGGAATCAGGGGATACAGTGGCAGTTATTGATCAGCCCAAGCATCCTTATGTTCAGCTATTAATTGATTCTGTACCTGCGCCAGATCCCGATGAAAATTGGGGAGAAAATATTGATGTACCAGATGAGGAAGAGACCCGATTTAGTGATGCAATTGGTTGTCGCTATATAGGTCGTTGTCCCCAAAAGACAGATTTGTGCGTTTCAAAGGCACCGATTCTCAAACCTCTAGCTGTGGGTTCACAACACAATGTTTCATGCCACCTATATGATTAA
- a CDS encoding ABC transporter permease: protein MLNRKSISNPWLNTPLVCGALVIGLLLSSTLIGNIFWDTELAATRSAPLNLPPYGFENMRKQEGVIEHPLGTTNSGRDMLAVMLVGTPATMSIGFIAAGIGMLIGIILGFTSGFYGGLWDDFVRLMADTTTTIPALAVLIVVQSLFRVEVNTMAAMIALFAWPGPTRYIRAQVLTMRESGYVKMAKLSGAPERDIMFKEMLPNLIPYLAASFIGNTSGAILTAIGLEVLGLGPTRMPTLGVTIFFSLEAAAILRDMWWWWGLPTLTLIVIFMGLLMINVGLDEVSNPRLRKAS, encoded by the coding sequence ATGCTAAATAGAAAAAGTATCAGCAATCCATGGTTGAATACGCCACTTGTGTGTGGGGCATTAGTAATTGGTCTTTTATTATCATCTACTCTGATCGGAAACATTTTTTGGGATACTGAGTTGGCTGCAACGCGCAGTGCACCACTCAACTTACCCCCTTATGGCTTTGAAAATATGAGGAAACAGGAGGGTGTGATTGAACACCCTTTGGGGACGACAAATTCTGGTAGAGACATGCTCGCAGTCATGTTAGTTGGAACTCCAGCTACAATGAGTATAGGGTTTATAGCTGCTGGTATCGGAATGTTGATCGGTATTATTTTAGGATTTACCTCAGGATTCTATGGTGGTTTGTGGGATGATTTTGTTCGTTTGATGGCGGACACTACTACCACAATACCTGCATTAGCAGTTCTAATTGTTGTTCAATCACTTTTTAGAGTTGAAGTAAATACAATGGCTGCGATGATCGCTTTATTTGCTTGGCCAGGACCCACCAGATATATTAGAGCACAAGTGCTTACGATGAGAGAAAGTGGTTATGTTAAAATGGCAAAGTTATCAGGAGCACCTGAACGAGATATAATGTTCAAAGAAATGTTACCTAATCTTATTCCCTACCTCGCAGCAAGTTTCATAGGAAACACATCTGGAGCGATTTTGACAGCTATTGGTTTGGAGGTTTTAGGCCTTGGCCCAACAAGAATGCCTACTTTGGGTGTGACAATTTTTTTCTCCCTTGAAGCCGCTGCTATTCTTAGAGACATGTGGTGGTGGTGGGGACTTCCGACACTAACCTTGATTGTAATATTTATGGGTCTATTAATGATCAATGTCGGTCTTGACGAAGTGTCAAATCCTCGCCTCCGAAAAGCCTCTTAA
- a CDS encoding ABC transporter permease has translation MTVWLASSVIFIIPRLAPGDPIQSMISRMSESAGYVENSEKIVEGFKERFGLNDPIYVQYGRYLSGLVSLDLGVSLAMFPTPVKEIVGRALPWSIGLMSISLVLYFFIGNLFGALLSWKKTPIYAKIAISASMIFTSIPGILCALILIYIFAFNFDIFPFTGSYERGLEPAWTIEFFSSVIYYGTLPALSVVLVTFGFWTIGMRGMMVTVEGEDYMTFGQAKGLKPFYLLYRYQVRNAILPQVTALAFTIGTIVAGQILVEAAFAYRGMGSIIVNAIKDVDYTVIQGTSFILILITATSVLILDLIYPLIDPRITFQKN, from the coding sequence ATGACAGTATGGCTGGCATCCAGTGTCATTTTTATTATTCCAAGATTAGCTCCCGGAGATCCAATACAGTCAATGATTTCCAGAATGAGTGAAAGTGCAGGATATGTCGAAAATTCAGAGAAAATTGTTGAAGGGTTTAAAGAAAGATTCGGTCTCAATGATCCAATTTATGTTCAATACGGGCGTTACTTAAGTGGATTAGTCTCATTAGACTTAGGAGTTTCACTTGCTATGTTTCCAACTCCAGTTAAAGAAATTGTTGGACGAGCGCTTCCTTGGTCAATTGGATTAATGTCAATTTCATTAGTATTATATTTCTTTATTGGAAATTTATTTGGTGCTTTATTATCTTGGAAGAAAACACCAATATATGCAAAAATTGCGATTTCAGCCTCAATGATTTTTACATCTATACCTGGTATTTTGTGTGCTCTAATTCTAATTTATATTTTTGCTTTTAATTTTGATATATTTCCATTTACTGGCTCTTATGAGCGTGGTTTAGAACCAGCTTGGACAATTGAATTCTTTAGCAGTGTAATTTACTACGGAACACTCCCTGCGCTTTCTGTAGTTTTGGTTACATTTGGTTTTTGGACGATTGGGATGAGGGGTATGATGGTAACTGTAGAGGGAGAAGATTACATGACTTTTGGTCAGGCAAAAGGGCTAAAGCCATTTTATTTACTATACAGATATCAAGTCAGAAATGCAATTTTACCTCAAGTTACAGCACTTGCATTCACCATCGGAACAATAGTAGCAGGTCAAATATTAGTTGAAGCAGCGTTCGCTTATCGAGGTATGGGAAGCATAATTGTAAATGCAATTAAAGATGTTGACTATACGGTGATTCAAGGAACTTCTTTCATTCTAATTCTAATTACCGCCACTTCTGTTTTAATTTTAGATTTAATTTATCCTTTGATTGATCCTCGCATTACATTTCAGAAAAATTAA
- a CDS encoding VOC family protein — MISGLDHINIETYQLKKTIHFYEDVLGLENGDRPPFDFPGAWLYAGGHPVIHLNEIASKPGPTGAIDHVAWIAEGYEEMKERLDQKNVDYKLMDVPSSPVRQIFIHDPNGVRLELNFRRE, encoded by the coding sequence ATGATTTCCGGACTAGACCATATAAATATCGAGACCTACCAACTCAAAAAAACCATTCACTTTTACGAAGATGTGCTGGGATTGGAGAATGGTGACCGTCCCCCATTTGATTTTCCAGGAGCATGGCTTTATGCCGGTGGGCATCCAGTGATCCATCTTAATGAAATTGCTTCTAAACCTGGACCAACTGGAGCGATAGATCACGTTGCTTGGATTGCCGAAGGTTATGAGGAAATGAAAGAAAGACTAGACCAAAAAAACGTAGACTATAAGTTAATGGATGTACCAAGCTCACCGGTACGCCAAATCTTCATTCATGACCCAAACGGGGTACGCCTAGAATTGAATTTCCGAAGAGAATAA
- a CDS encoding MFS transporter, with translation MKTETELVLDPSQHEMDRNHRMLLLVNAGLFIVVGSIISRLHVLQAWMDVNYEEFAWVLFCFSCGSILSNLIVGRLIPLFGVKRMLMFTMICMIVALISFLEKPAYTTLLGLWMLLSFGFGGSMVVVMSQAGIVQARQGKSWMSFFQGVSGIGVIGGMGVGLLSNSMAFSVDSHFPLVGLAMLTLLMITLFGYIPYETEQDQDGAKFKLSTPLILLACTNFAVILAISQFLSWSGVMLRDEFQFSDDLATLGSFGFILTETGIRFYGDTLSKRFGKIPLLINTGLLTCIFLFSIYLIQHPVWALIGFVCVGLASGTIQPIVFGLSAEQKGSISQNMAFILLFQSIAFLAGPMITGSIAQNVGLFQIYLFCSCVSASIVLLGLSLGRLQKVQIPKT, from the coding sequence ATGAAAACAGAGACAGAATTAGTGCTGGATCCCAGTCAGCATGAGATGGATCGTAACCACCGAATGCTGCTGTTAGTCAATGCAGGGCTTTTCATAGTAGTCGGCTCCATCATCAGTCGCTTACATGTTCTGCAAGCCTGGATGGATGTTAACTATGAAGAGTTTGCTTGGGTCCTGTTCTGTTTCAGCTGCGGTTCTATTTTGAGTAACCTAATCGTCGGCCGCCTGATTCCATTGTTTGGAGTGAAGAGGATGCTGATGTTCACGATGATCTGTATGATCGTCGCTCTGATTAGTTTTTTGGAAAAACCAGCATACACTACCTTGCTTGGACTTTGGATGCTGCTTAGTTTTGGTTTTGGAGGCAGCATGGTCGTGGTGATGTCCCAGGCAGGCATCGTTCAAGCCCGACAAGGCAAATCCTGGATGTCATTCTTTCAGGGGGTCAGTGGGATTGGGGTGATTGGAGGGATGGGAGTGGGCTTGCTCTCCAATTCAATGGCGTTCTCTGTTGATAGCCATTTCCCTCTCGTAGGCTTGGCAATGCTGACCCTCTTGATGATCACGCTCTTTGGCTACATTCCCTATGAAACTGAGCAGGACCAAGATGGGGCAAAGTTTAAGTTATCCACACCTTTAATCTTACTAGCATGCACAAACTTCGCTGTGATTCTTGCGATCAGCCAATTTCTCTCATGGTCGGGTGTGATGCTTCGGGATGAATTTCAGTTTTCTGATGACCTGGCAACTCTTGGTTCTTTTGGCTTTATCCTCACTGAAACAGGGATTCGCTTCTATGGAGATACCTTGAGCAAACGTTTTGGAAAGATCCCTTTGTTGATTAATACTGGCTTGCTCACCTGTATCTTTCTGTTCTCCATTTACCTAATTCAGCATCCAGTCTGGGCCTTGATCGGATTTGTCTGTGTCGGCCTGGCATCTGGAACCATCCAGCCGATTGTCTTTGGGCTTTCTGCGGAACAAAAAGGCAGTATTTCTCAAAACATGGCGTTTATTCTATTGTTCCAGTCAATCGCTTTTTTGGCTGGGCCGATGATCACTGGCTCGATTGCTCAGAATGTGGGACTCTTTCAAATCTATCTGTTCTGTAGCTGTGTTAGCGCATCGATTGTTCTGCTTGGTCTTTCCTTGGGTCGATTACAAAAGGTTCAAATTCCTAAAACTTAA
- a CDS encoding Gfo/Idh/MocA family oxidoreductase has product MKNLRVGVIGVGGIARTHMPGWKQSPHTEVIASSDINAEALEKWGKDHDISKLYQDPIELINDTEIDIIDVCTPNSYHCDLTVAALNAGKHVICEKPLAPTASEIEKMIEARDRSGKKLMCAQHFRFKDGSKLIKDQANSIGPIYHARSWMLRRNALPVRDGFLMKKHSGGGACIDIGVHILDLTLWFMGNPEPKSVTGVARTELAKDHNAFSKMGVYNHDLMDVEELAAAFVRFENGAVLLLEVSWMLHHEAGEFEDMQVWLYGKKGGLHWPSLEKLTSDPNSKSHSNSTLKPLTRSVEAHAQECIEFSEAIINDHPVPVPAEHSLQVLKILNAVYLSETTGKEVLL; this is encoded by the coding sequence ATGAAAAATCTGAGGGTTGGTGTTATCGGAGTGGGTGGTATTGCTCGCACACACATGCCAGGCTGGAAACAAAGTCCACACACAGAAGTTATAGCCTCGTCAGACATCAATGCTGAGGCCCTTGAAAAGTGGGGCAAGGATCATGATATTTCAAAACTTTACCAAGACCCAATCGAACTTATCAATGATACTGAAATTGATATCATTGACGTTTGTACACCAAACTCTTATCACTGTGATTTAACAGTTGCTGCTCTAAACGCAGGTAAACATGTCATTTGCGAAAAACCTCTTGCTCCCACTGCTTCTGAAATAGAAAAAATGATTGAGGCAAGAGATCGTAGTGGGAAGAAACTAATGTGTGCTCAGCATTTTCGATTCAAAGATGGTTCAAAACTCATTAAGGATCAGGCTAATTCTATAGGGCCAATTTACCACGCAAGATCATGGATGCTGCGAAGAAATGCACTGCCAGTCCGTGATGGATTTTTGATGAAAAAGCATTCTGGAGGGGGTGCATGTATAGATATTGGGGTCCATATTCTTGATCTGACTCTTTGGTTCATGGGCAACCCAGAACCAAAATCTGTTACTGGCGTAGCAAGGACTGAACTAGCTAAAGATCATAATGCATTTAGCAAAATGGGTGTTTACAATCATGATCTGATGGATGTTGAGGAATTAGCAGCAGCATTTGTCCGTTTTGAAAATGGAGCAGTGTTGTTGCTGGAGGTATCATGGATGCTTCATCATGAAGCTGGTGAATTTGAAGATATGCAGGTTTGGCTTTATGGGAAAAAAGGTGGGCTTCATTGGCCTAGCCTTGAAAAACTCACTTCAGACCCAAACTCCAAATCACACTCAAACAGTACATTGAAGCCACTAACTAGAAGTGTAGAGGCCCATGCACAAGAATGTATCGAATTTTCGGAGGCTATTATCAACGATCACCCTGTTCCAGTACCAGCCGAACATTCCCTTCAGGTCTTGAAAATTTTGAATGCTGTGTACTTGAGTGAGACAACAGGGAAAGAGGTGCTACTGTAA
- a CDS encoding ABC transporter ATP-binding protein: MVNNTEKTLQVKDLKVHYETPTGDVKAVDGVSFDVYRGECLGVVGESGCGKSTAAYGILRLVQHPGKIVDGKIDVDGITVSQLNEEEFRKIRATKLSLIPQGAMNSLNPTMNIGAQIKDLIVTHEKSIKSTDLSHRIDGLLRKVGLPLRVVKMFPHELSGGMKQRVCIAIGIALNPSLVIADESTSALDVVVQRIVAQTLKNVQREMGVSMVMIGHDMGLMAQMVDRIAVMYAGNIVEISPIKEFFSNPRHPYSKVLIDSIPSLKERKPLKLVEGITHDPRNPPPGCIYQLRCPLANETCRTKSPLWRNLKEGHQVACHLIEDEDHVAA; this comes from the coding sequence ATGGTTAATAATACTGAAAAAACTCTCCAAGTTAAAGACCTCAAAGTTCATTATGAGACTCCTACTGGAGATGTCAAAGCGGTGGATGGAGTAAGCTTTGATGTCTATAGAGGAGAGTGCTTGGGTGTAGTTGGAGAATCAGGTTGTGGTAAATCAACTGCCGCATATGGAATACTAAGACTTGTTCAACATCCAGGTAAAATAGTTGACGGTAAAATTGATGTTGATGGTATAACTGTAAGTCAATTAAACGAAGAAGAATTTAGAAAAATTAGAGCAACTAAATTGTCTTTAATCCCTCAAGGAGCAATGAACTCATTGAATCCAACAATGAACATTGGTGCGCAAATTAAAGATTTAATAGTAACTCATGAAAAATCAATTAAAAGTACTGATTTAAGCCACAGAATCGATGGGCTGCTCCGTAAAGTTGGACTGCCACTTAGGGTAGTTAAAATGTTTCCACATGAGCTATCAGGAGGGATGAAACAGCGGGTGTGTATAGCAATTGGAATTGCACTAAATCCCAGTCTTGTAATTGCCGATGAGTCTACAAGTGCATTAGATGTTGTTGTGCAACGCATCGTTGCCCAAACGTTAAAAAATGTGCAGCGTGAGATGGGAGTTTCTATGGTCATGATTGGTCATGATATGGGCTTAATGGCTCAAATGGTTGATCGAATAGCTGTTATGTATGCAGGCAATATTGTTGAAATATCTCCCATCAAAGAATTCTTCAGTAATCCTCGCCACCCTTACTCTAAAGTCTTGATTGATTCAATTCCATCACTGAAAGAACGAAAGCCACTGAAATTAGTTGAAGGAATTACACATGATCCACGCAACCCTCCACCTGGCTGCATCTATCAACTGCGCTGCCCTTTAGCTAATGAAACCTGTCGCACAAAATCACCTTTATGGCGAAATCTAAAAGAAGGTCATCAGGTAGCTTGCCATCTTATTGAGGATGAAGACCATGTCGCTGCTTGA